One genomic segment of Pyruvatibacter mobilis includes these proteins:
- a CDS encoding amidase — MPIKDYVAHDGVALAELVRKGEVSAAELAEEALKRIEKHNPTLNAVVTDMADQGRRIARDIDAGDKAAPFAGVPFLLKDIMGDFEGVATQYGSRLAAGNPAAQHSTLTQRFLASGLVPLGKTNVPEFGLLPVSESNLYGPARNPWNPDHTPGGSSGGSAAAVAAGIVPLAHANDGGGSIRIPASSSGLVGLKPSRARIPQGPVIGDAMSGLTADLVVSRTVRDTAVALDIAAGPEPGDPYFAPHHEGIWSDDVGVAPGSLRIGFTTRTIGGEPVDPECVAAVENTAKLLESLGHHVEEASPTIDNDTMQQAFMAIWATGVAQQISLQELLFGKTPNQGDLEPLTLGLAERGRQVTGADYLNAVAMLQVMARTVAQWHDEYDLWLTPTLGEPPLRVGTIDVNESDPEKAFAPVLNYVAFTPVQNATGQPAISLPLHWTPDGLPVGVHFAARQGDEATLIRLASQLEEAQPWINRHPPIWD; from the coding sequence ATGCCGATCAAGGATTACGTCGCCCATGACGGGGTCGCGCTTGCCGAACTCGTGCGTAAGGGCGAGGTCAGTGCCGCCGAATTGGCGGAAGAAGCGCTGAAGCGGATTGAGAAACACAATCCCACCCTCAATGCCGTTGTGACGGATATGGCCGATCAGGGCCGCCGGATTGCCAGGGATATCGACGCAGGCGACAAGGCCGCGCCCTTCGCAGGCGTCCCCTTTTTGCTGAAGGACATCATGGGCGATTTCGAGGGCGTCGCCACCCAGTATGGCAGCCGCCTTGCGGCCGGAAATCCCGCAGCCCAGCACTCCACCCTAACCCAGCGCTTCCTCGCGTCCGGCCTCGTGCCCCTCGGCAAGACCAACGTGCCCGAGTTCGGCCTTCTGCCTGTGTCCGAAAGCAATCTCTATGGACCCGCCCGCAATCCGTGGAACCCGGATCATACGCCCGGCGGCTCCTCCGGCGGCTCGGCGGCGGCGGTCGCAGCAGGCATCGTGCCGCTCGCCCATGCCAATGATGGCGGCGGCTCTATCCGCATTCCCGCCTCCTCGTCCGGCCTTGTCGGCCTCAAGCCCAGCCGCGCCCGCATTCCGCAAGGCCCGGTCATCGGTGATGCCATGTCCGGCCTCACAGCCGACCTCGTCGTCAGCCGCACCGTGCGCGACACGGCGGTCGCCCTCGACATTGCCGCAGGGCCTGAACCCGGCGATCCCTATTTCGCCCCCCACCATGAAGGCATCTGGTCGGATGATGTGGGCGTTGCGCCCGGCAGCCTGCGCATCGGCTTCACCACCCGCACCATCGGCGGCGAGCCCGTCGATCCTGAATGCGTGGCCGCTGTCGAGAACACCGCCAAACTGCTGGAGAGCCTCGGCCACCACGTGGAAGAAGCCTCGCCCACCATCGACAACGACACCATGCAGCAGGCCTTCATGGCGATCTGGGCCACCGGCGTGGCGCAGCAGATCAGCCTGCAGGAACTGCTGTTCGGCAAGACGCCCAACCAGGGCGATCTGGAGCCACTGACACTGGGGCTTGCCGAGCGCGGTCGCCAGGTCACGGGCGCCGATTACCTCAACGCCGTCGCCATGCTGCAGGTCATGGCGCGCACCGTTGCCCAGTGGCACGACGAATATGATCTCTGGCTCACCCCCACCCTGGGCGAGCCGCCGCTGCGGGTCGGCACCATCGACGTGAATGAGAGCGACCCGGAAAAGGCGTTCGCCCCGGTGCTCAACTATGTAGCCTTCACCCCGGTACAGAACGCCACCGGCCAGCCGGCCATCTCCCTGCCCCTGCACTGGACGCCGGACGGCCTGCCCGTCGGGGTGCATTTCGCAGCCCGCCAGGGCGATGAAGCAACGCTCATCCGCCTTGCCTCGCAGCTTGAGGAAGCCCAGCCCTGGATCAACCGCCATCCGCCGATCTGGGACTAA
- the uvrA gene encoding excinuclease ABC subunit UvrA, with protein MTGLRNITVKGAREHNLKGVDVELPRDKLVVITGLSGSGKSSLAFDTIYAEGQRRYVESLSAYARQFLQMMEKPDVDYIEGLSPAISIEQKTTSRNPRSTVGTVTEIYDYMRLLFARVGIPYSPATGLPIESQTVSQMVDRVLTLDEGTRLYLLAPMIRGRKGEYRKEFADLLKRGFQRVKVDGEFYELDSVPALDKKKKHDIEVVVDRLVVRPDIASRLADSMETALRLADGIAIAEFADEKDDDGNPRQMIFSEKFACPISGFTIEEIEPRLFSFNNPFGACPSCDGLGTELQFEADLVVPDPSLSLRQGAIAPWSKTGNTSPYYTQTLDALVRHFGGSMTEAWSDLPEVLRDAILFGTGKEQIEFLYDDGIRSYKTKKTFEGVVGNIERRWRETDSQWMREELSRFQSAKPCETCGGYRLKPEALAVKIAGLHIGQVSEFSIREAHEWFSTVDKTFTKKQNEIAERILKEIRERLRFLVDVGLDYLTLSRGSGSLSGGESQRIRLASQIGSGLTGVLYVLDEPSIGLHQRDNTRLLETLKRLRDIGNTVVVVEHDEEAILEADHVVDMGPGAGVHGGTVIAEGTPKKVMETADSLTGQYLVGMRQIELPFERRPVDGRTLSIKGARENNLKNVDADFPLGAFVCVTGVSGSGKSSLLVDTLYPALSRRLMNARAQPGAHDKIEGIEFLDKVIDIDQSPIGRTPRSNPATYTGAFTPIREWFAGLPEAKTRGYTPGRFSFNVKGGRCEACQGDGVIKIEMHFLADVYVQCDVCHGQRYNRETLEVKFRDKSIADVLDMTVEDGAEFFKAVPAVRDKLETLKQVGLGYIKIGQQATTLSGGEAQRVKLSKELSKRATGRTLYILDEPTTGLHFHDVAKLLEVLHELVDQGNSVVVIEHNLEVIKTADWIIDIGPEGGDGGGEVVVQGTPEDVAAEPRSHTGAYLKPLLKKSRRAAPKSEERRRKTDLAKAAAAASRRPMRRNTSKTEEETPAPKTKTRAKSKTAAKAKTKVKTKSKTASKTSTKTAGKTRAKARSKAR; from the coding sequence GTGACCGGACTTCGAAACATCACCGTCAAAGGCGCCCGCGAACACAATCTCAAAGGCGTGGATGTCGAGCTGCCGCGCGACAAGCTGGTGGTGATCACGGGGCTGTCCGGCTCCGGCAAGTCGTCGCTTGCCTTTGACACGATCTACGCCGAAGGCCAGCGCCGCTACGTGGAAAGCCTCTCGGCCTATGCGCGGCAATTCCTGCAGATGATGGAAAAGCCGGACGTTGACTACATCGAAGGACTGTCCCCGGCGATCTCCATCGAGCAGAAGACCACCTCGCGCAACCCGCGCTCGACGGTGGGCACGGTCACCGAGATCTACGACTATATGCGCCTGCTCTTCGCGCGCGTCGGCATCCCCTATTCGCCTGCCACCGGCCTGCCTATCGAAAGCCAGACCGTGAGCCAGATGGTGGACCGCGTCCTGACGCTGGACGAAGGCACGCGCCTTTACCTGCTGGCCCCGATGATCCGCGGCCGTAAGGGCGAATACCGCAAGGAGTTCGCCGACCTCCTGAAACGCGGCTTCCAGCGCGTGAAGGTGGATGGTGAGTTCTATGAACTCGATAGCGTGCCTGCCCTCGACAAGAAGAAGAAACACGACATCGAAGTGGTGGTGGACCGCCTCGTCGTGCGCCCGGACATCGCAAGCCGCCTGGCGGACTCGATGGAGACCGCCCTGCGCCTTGCCGACGGCATCGCCATCGCCGAATTCGCCGACGAGAAGGACGATGACGGCAATCCGCGCCAGATGATCTTCTCCGAGAAATTCGCCTGCCCGATTTCCGGTTTCACCATCGAGGAAATCGAGCCGCGCCTGTTCTCGTTCAACAACCCCTTCGGCGCCTGCCCCTCCTGTGATGGTCTGGGCACGGAGCTTCAGTTCGAGGCTGACCTGGTGGTGCCGGACCCGTCGCTCTCCCTGCGCCAGGGTGCCATCGCGCCGTGGTCCAAGACAGGCAACACCTCCCCCTACTACACTCAGACGCTGGACGCCCTGGTCCGCCATTTTGGCGGCTCCATGACCGAGGCCTGGAGCGACCTGCCGGAGGTGCTGCGCGATGCCATCCTGTTCGGCACCGGCAAGGAGCAGATCGAGTTCCTCTATGATGATGGCATCCGCTCCTACAAGACCAAGAAGACCTTCGAAGGCGTCGTCGGCAATATCGAGCGCCGCTGGCGGGAGACCGACAGCCAGTGGATGCGCGAGGAGCTGTCCCGCTTCCAGTCAGCCAAGCCGTGCGAGACCTGCGGCGGCTACCGCCTGAAGCCCGAAGCCCTGGCCGTGAAGATCGCCGGTCTGCATATCGGTCAGGTGTCGGAGTTCTCCATCCGCGAGGCCCATGAGTGGTTCTCGACGGTCGACAAGACCTTCACCAAAAAGCAGAACGAGATCGCCGAGCGCATCCTCAAGGAGATCCGCGAACGCCTCCGCTTCCTCGTTGATGTGGGGCTCGACTACCTCACCCTGTCGCGTGGCTCCGGCTCCCTGTCGGGCGGTGAAAGCCAGCGCATCCGCCTCGCCTCGCAGATCGGCTCCGGCCTCACCGGCGTGCTGTACGTGCTGGATGAACCGTCCATCGGCCTGCACCAGCGTGACAACACCCGCCTGCTTGAAACCTTGAAGCGCCTGCGCGACATCGGCAACACGGTCGTCGTTGTGGAGCATGACGAGGAAGCCATCCTCGAGGCCGACCATGTGGTTGACATGGGCCCCGGCGCCGGTGTCCATGGCGGCACGGTGATCGCCGAAGGCACGCCCAAGAAGGTGATGGAAACCGCCGACAGCCTGACCGGGCAATATCTCGTCGGCATGCGTCAGATCGAGCTGCCCTTCGAGCGCCGCCCCGTCGACGGTCGTACGCTCTCCATCAAGGGCGCGCGCGAAAACAACCTCAAGAATGTGGATGCGGATTTCCCGCTCGGGGCGTTTGTCTGCGTCACCGGCGTGTCCGGCTCCGGCAAATCCTCCCTGCTGGTGGATACGCTCTACCCGGCCCTGTCCCGCCGCCTGATGAACGCCCGCGCCCAGCCCGGCGCCCATGACAAGATCGAGGGCATCGAGTTTCTCGACAAGGTCATCGACATCGATCAGTCGCCCATCGGCCGGACGCCGCGCTCCAACCCGGCCACCTATACCGGCGCATTCACGCCGATCCGCGAATGGTTCGCTGGCCTGCCCGAAGCCAAGACGCGCGGCTACACCCCGGGCCGCTTCTCCTTCAACGTGAAGGGTGGCCGCTGCGAGGCCTGCCAGGGCGATGGCGTCATCAAGATCGAGATGCACTTCCTCGCTGATGTCTATGTGCAGTGCGACGTCTGCCATGGCCAGCGCTACAACCGCGAAACCCTGGAAGTGAAGTTCCGCGACAAGTCCATCGCCGACGTGCTCGACATGACGGTGGAAGACGGGGCCGAGTTCTTCAAGGCCGTCCCCGCCGTGCGCGACAAGCTCGAGACCCTCAAGCAGGTCGGCCTCGGCTACATCAAGATTGGCCAGCAGGCGACCACCCTGTCAGGCGGCGAGGCCCAGCGCGTCAAGCTCTCCAAGGAGCTGTCCAAGCGCGCCACCGGCCGCACGCTCTACATCCTCGACGAGCCGACCACCGGCCTGCATTTCCATGACGTGGCCAAGCTCCTCGAGGTGCTGCACGAGCTCGTCGATCAGGGCAATTCCGTGGTCGTGATCGAGCACAACCTCGAAGTCATCAAGACCGCCGACTGGATCATCGACATCGGCCCGGAAGGCGGCGACGGTGGCGGTGAAGTCGTCGTCCAGGGCACGCCCGAGGACGTGGCCGCCGAACCGCGCAGCCACACCGGTGCCTATCTCAAGCCGCTCCTTAAAAAGAGCCGTCGCGCCGCGCCAAAGTCCGAAGAGCGCCGCCGCAAGACCGATCTGGCCAAGGCCGCCGCCGCGGCCTCCCGCCGTCCCATGCGCCGCAACACGTCAAAGACGGAAGAGGAGACGCCGGCCCCAAAAACCAAGACGCGCGCCAAGAGCAAGACTGCTGCCAAGGCAAAGACCAAGGTCAAGACAAAGTCCAAAACTGCGTCCAAGACCAGCACGAAGACCGCGGGAAAAACCCGCGCCAAGGCACGCAGCAAGGCACGCTGA
- a CDS encoding protein phosphatase 2C domain-containing protein produces the protein MTIDVLDTIHDPGKPGGPNDDDLGHAGNCAWVFDGATGLGDTQLTGTASDAAWLAQAGSAALKARAPSHRGPLTALAEEVLSDVARRFDAEADRQPAERFERPTASLILIRHTGGVVDCLNFGDCKVLLRDGTGAFHSFGSNEESESYENNLASRFSEQRKTEGEGGAPDQHRSSFLDRLRKVRNRHNVSGGYWVFGLDPEAAEHARTRSFPITAPAIALMMTDGFEALAGDYGRYTEEALLDAALDRGLASLKDELRHIERELDPEAHQFPRFKQSDDATAMLVKLG, from the coding sequence ATGACCATTGACGTGCTCGACACCATCCACGACCCCGGCAAGCCGGGCGGGCCTAATGACGATGATCTGGGGCACGCGGGAAACTGCGCCTGGGTGTTTGACGGGGCAACGGGACTTGGGGACACGCAGCTCACGGGCACTGCGAGTGATGCCGCATGGCTGGCGCAGGCGGGCAGTGCGGCGCTCAAGGCGCGGGCGCCGAGCCATCGCGGGCCGCTGACGGCCCTGGCCGAAGAAGTGCTGAGCGATGTGGCGCGCCGGTTTGACGCGGAGGCTGACCGTCAGCCTGCGGAGCGCTTTGAGCGGCCAACGGCGTCGCTGATCCTGATACGGCATACGGGCGGCGTGGTGGACTGCCTCAATTTCGGCGACTGCAAGGTGCTGTTGCGGGACGGGACGGGCGCGTTTCACAGTTTCGGCAGCAACGAGGAAAGCGAGAGCTACGAGAACAATCTCGCCTCGCGCTTTTCGGAACAGCGCAAGACCGAGGGAGAGGGCGGTGCACCGGACCAGCATCGCAGCAGCTTCCTCGACCGCCTGCGCAAGGTGCGCAACCGGCACAATGTCTCCGGCGGGTACTGGGTGTTCGGGCTCGACCCGGAGGCGGCGGAACATGCGCGGACGCGGAGCTTCCCCATCACGGCCCCGGCGATTGCGCTGATGATGACAGACGGCTTCGAGGCGCTGGCGGGCGACTATGGCCGCTATACCGAGGAAGCGCTGCTCGACGCAGCGCTTGACCGCGGGCTTGCGTCGCTGAAGGACGAATTGCGGCATATCGAGCGCGAGCTGGACCCGGAAGCGCATCAGTTTCCGCGCTTCAAACAGTCGGATGACGCGACCGCGATGCTGGTGAAACTGGGCTGA
- a CDS encoding DJ-1/PfpI family protein: MTDAAPQDIHIGFLIYPGVTALDALGPAQLLSLVPGAVMHYVWKDMEPVAADAGYTINPTDDFASCPQLDVICVPGGFGQVDLMTDDVVVDFVRKQGQGARYVTAVCTGSLLLGAAGLLDGYEASCHWAWHHQLELVGATPKKARVVRDRNRITGGGVTAGIDFGLTMVAELAGEEAAKLVQLSFEYDPQPPFDSGTPDKASAETLATSQAMVGPVVERMADAARAAQAKKDARHAAE, from the coding sequence ATGACCGACGCAGCCCCGCAGGACATCCACATCGGCTTTCTGATCTATCCCGGCGTGACGGCGCTGGACGCGCTGGGCCCGGCACAACTGCTGTCGCTCGTGCCCGGGGCGGTGATGCATTATGTGTGGAAGGATATGGAGCCTGTGGCGGCGGATGCGGGCTACACGATCAACCCGACGGACGACTTTGCATCCTGTCCGCAGCTTGACGTGATCTGCGTGCCCGGCGGGTTCGGCCAGGTTGATCTGATGACGGATGATGTGGTGGTCGATTTCGTCCGCAAGCAGGGCCAGGGCGCACGCTATGTGACGGCCGTGTGCACAGGTTCATTGCTGCTGGGGGCCGCGGGCCTCCTGGACGGTTATGAGGCCAGCTGCCACTGGGCGTGGCATCATCAGCTCGAGCTGGTGGGCGCGACGCCGAAAAAGGCGCGGGTGGTGCGCGACCGGAACCGGATTACCGGCGGCGGCGTGACGGCGGGCATTGATTTCGGGCTGACCATGGTGGCGGAGCTGGCGGGCGAGGAAGCTGCCAAGCTGGTGCAGCTGTCCTTCGAATATGATCCGCAACCGCCATTTGACAGCGGCACGCCGGACAAGGCCTCGGCAGAGACGCTGGCCACCAGCCAGGCCATGGTGGGCCCGGTGGTGGAGCGCATGGCCGACGCCGCGCGGGCGGCGCAGGCGAAAAAAGATGCACGCCACGCAGCCGAATAG
- a CDS encoding amidase — MTIDNYADYDGVALADLVARKEVTPLELVDAAIERIEKHNPALNAVVHKGYEDARAWAKGDLPDGPFRGVPFLVKDLGVKVKGWPATAGSHYLRDYVAEEDSILATRYRQAGVVFVGRTNTPEYGITGTTESARLGPCRNPWNTEHISGGSSGGAAATVAAGIVPMAHASDGLGSIRIPAACCGLVGLKTTRARNPDSGEDGERAMGFSVDHVVTRTVRDSAAMLDATCAPEPDSPYPPLPYERPFAEEVTRSPGKLKIAYSAETPRGADIHPENQAALEKTVTLLRELGHEVVEQGLGVDYRTLYRAQGAVSASNFAAGMLEREEMLGRPPEEHELEPLTWRALNAGRKITGAQAFWGWRTLRRLSRQIIHNLLPYDAYLCPVMGTPPPKIGHIDPVNLDPKEVDKRQAEVFPFTPPFNFTGQPSLSLPLWWSADDLPLGMMFTGRFGDEATLLRLAAQLEEARPWIGRKPPVWN; from the coding sequence ATGACAATCGACAATTATGCCGACTATGACGGCGTCGCCCTCGCAGACCTCGTCGCCCGCAAGGAAGTCACCCCGCTCGAACTCGTCGATGCCGCGATCGAGCGGATCGAAAAGCACAACCCCGCCCTCAACGCGGTCGTGCACAAGGGCTATGAGGATGCCCGCGCATGGGCCAAGGGCGATCTGCCGGATGGCCCGTTCAGGGGTGTCCCGTTCCTGGTGAAGGATCTCGGCGTCAAGGTCAAAGGCTGGCCTGCCACTGCCGGGTCGCATTACCTGCGCGACTATGTGGCGGAAGAGGACAGCATCCTTGCCACCCGCTACCGGCAGGCCGGCGTGGTCTTTGTCGGCCGCACCAACACGCCGGAATACGGCATCACCGGCACGACAGAATCCGCCCGCCTCGGCCCCTGCCGCAATCCGTGGAACACGGAGCATATTTCCGGCGGCTCGTCGGGCGGGGCCGCAGCGACCGTCGCCGCCGGCATCGTCCCTATGGCGCATGCATCTGACGGTCTCGGCTCGATCCGCATCCCGGCCGCCTGCTGCGGTCTCGTCGGTCTCAAGACTACCCGCGCCCGCAACCCGGATTCAGGCGAAGACGGTGAGCGCGCCATGGGCTTCTCGGTGGATCACGTCGTCACCCGCACCGTGCGTGACAGTGCCGCCATGCTCGACGCCACCTGCGCGCCGGAGCCCGACAGCCCCTACCCGCCGCTCCCCTATGAGCGTCCCTTCGCGGAGGAAGTTACCCGATCCCCCGGCAAGCTGAAGATCGCCTATTCCGCCGAGACGCCCCGCGGTGCCGACATCCATCCGGAAAACCAGGCAGCTCTCGAAAAGACGGTGACCCTTCTCAGGGAGCTCGGCCACGAGGTCGTGGAACAGGGTCTGGGTGTCGACTACCGCACCCTCTACCGCGCGCAGGGTGCTGTCTCCGCCTCCAACTTCGCCGCCGGCATGCTGGAGCGGGAGGAGATGCTTGGCCGCCCGCCGGAAGAGCATGAGCTGGAGCCGCTCACCTGGCGTGCCCTCAATGCGGGCCGCAAGATCACCGGCGCCCAGGCCTTCTGGGGCTGGCGTACTCTGCGCCGCCTGTCGCGGCAGATCATCCACAACCTGCTGCCCTATGACGCCTATCTATGCCCCGTCATGGGCACGCCGCCGCCGAAGATCGGCCATATCGATCCGGTGAACCTCGACCCCAAGGAAGTGGACAAGCGGCAGGCGGAGGTCTTCCCCTTCACGCCGCCCTTCAACTTCACCGGCCAGCCGTCCCTGTCCCTGCCCTTGTGGTGGAGTGCGGACGATCTGCCGCTCGGCATGATGTTCACCGGTCGCTTCGGCGACGAGGCCACGCTGCTGCGCCTGGCCGCCCAGCTTGAAGAGGCTCGGCCCTGGATCGGCCGCAAGCCGCCGGTCTGGAACTAG
- a CDS encoding single-stranded DNA-binding protein, which yields MAGSVNKVILVGNLGADPEVRHTQDGRPIVNLRIATSESWRDRSTGERRERTEWHRVVIFSEGLAKIAEQYLRKGSKVYLEGQLQTRKWQDQSGQDRYSTEVVLQGFNSTLTMLDGRSGGEGGGSMGGGGGAMGGGGSMGGGGGGRPSQPADDFGGGDFDDEVPF from the coding sequence ATGGCAGGCAGCGTGAACAAGGTGATCCTCGTCGGCAATCTGGGTGCGGACCCGGAAGTGCGCCACACGCAGGACGGCCGCCCGATTGTCAATCTGCGCATTGCGACGTCTGAAAGCTGGCGCGACCGCAGCACCGGGGAACGCCGCGAGCGCACCGAGTGGCACCGCGTGGTGATCTTCTCCGAAGGCCTCGCCAAGATTGCCGAGCAATATCTGCGCAAGGGCTCGAAGGTCTATCTGGAGGGCCAGCTGCAGACCCGCAAATGGCAGGACCAGTCCGGCCAGGACCGCTACTCCACCGAAGTGGTGCTGCAGGGCTTCAACTCAACGCTGACCATGCTGGACGGTCGCAGCGGCGGCGAAGGCGGCGGCTCCATGGGCGGTGGCGGTGGTGCCATGGGTGGTGGTGGCTCCATGGGTGGCGGCGGCGGTGGCCGCCCGTCCCAGCCGGCCGATGATTTCGGCGGCGGCGACTTCGACGACGAAGTGCCGTTCTAG
- a CDS encoding DUF3179 domain-containing protein, protein MAPRLILTLVLLLLPAGVVAQPAQSASADPETVERAVHLVAGSDRQVIDAIDYFIKRRQPDGAFALVQAMRFHRDLRPALGIALLSLTGVDHGDSWFDWMTWLQSQDGLTPFDGFDEARSRVLAEIDPAFATFIHSGVAHDIPLWEAVWGGVLKDGIPALTNPHFVTARTANYLTDDELVFGVEINGDVRAYPLRILDWHEMANDVIGGVPVSLAYCTLCGSGILFETQLDGRDAPFVFGSSGLLYRSNKLMYDTATGSLWNQFTGRPVIGSLTGSAIELKTRPVAITTWGDWRSRHPETRVLSLDTGHTRDYTPGAPYADYFNSPDLIFPAPVDEAGLLPKDYIFALRGSGVDKAWRLSAFEGGRVINDMAGVVPVTLIGTAATRTVRAYRTDGRTFSRAADADHVSDGVSEWQITEAALAGPDGTRFHRLPGHIAYWFAWNGYLGADGELADAGAQ, encoded by the coding sequence ATGGCCCCGCGCCTCATCCTGACCCTTGTCCTGCTGCTCCTGCCTGCGGGTGTCGTCGCCCAGCCTGCGCAATCAGCATCCGCGGATCCGGAGACCGTCGAACGGGCCGTGCATCTTGTTGCGGGCAGCGACCGGCAGGTCATCGATGCCATTGATTACTTCATCAAGCGCAGGCAGCCCGACGGCGCATTCGCCCTCGTCCAGGCCATGCGCTTTCACCGCGACCTCCGCCCGGCGCTCGGCATCGCGCTGTTGAGCCTCACCGGTGTCGACCACGGGGACAGCTGGTTTGACTGGATGACCTGGCTTCAATCACAGGACGGGCTCACGCCCTTCGATGGCTTCGATGAGGCCCGCAGCCGCGTCCTCGCTGAAATCGACCCGGCCTTCGCAACCTTCATCCATTCAGGCGTTGCCCACGACATTCCCCTGTGGGAAGCGGTCTGGGGCGGTGTCCTCAAGGATGGCATCCCGGCTCTCACCAACCCGCACTTTGTGACTGCAAGGACAGCGAATTATCTCACCGACGATGAGCTGGTCTTCGGGGTGGAGATCAATGGGGATGTCCGCGCCTACCCCCTGCGCATCCTCGACTGGCACGAAATGGCCAATGACGTTATCGGCGGCGTGCCTGTCAGCCTCGCCTACTGCACCCTGTGTGGCTCCGGCATCCTGTTCGAAACGCAGCTTGACGGACGGGACGCGCCCTTCGTCTTCGGTTCGTCAGGGCTCCTCTACCGGTCAAACAAGCTGATGTACGACACCGCAACCGGGAGCCTGTGGAACCAGTTCACCGGGCGGCCGGTGATCGGCAGTCTGACCGGTAGCGCCATCGAGCTGAAGACCCGGCCGGTCGCCATCACCACATGGGGCGACTGGCGCAGCCGCCACCCGGAGACAAGAGTCTTGTCCCTCGACACCGGCCACACCCGTGACTACACGCCCGGTGCTCCCTATGCGGATTATTTCAACAGCCCGGATCTCATCTTCCCGGCACCCGTCGATGAGGCTGGTCTTTTGCCCAAGGATTATATCTTCGCCCTGCGCGGATCAGGCGTGGACAAGGCCTGGCGCCTTTCCGCCTTCGAGGGCGGCCGTGTCATCAATGACATGGCAGGCGTCGTTCCCGTCACGCTGATTGGCACCGCCGCCACCCGCACCGTCCGTGCCTACCGCACAGACGGCCGCACCTTTTCCAGAGCAGCCGACGCAGATCATGTCAGCGACGGCGTGTCGGAGTGGCAGATCACCGAAGCAGCACTGGCAGGCCCGGATGGCACGCGCTTTCACCGGCTCCCCGGCCACATTGCCTATTGGTTTGCCTGGAACGGCTATCTGGGAGCGGATGGCGAACTTGCCGACGCCGGGGCGCAATAG
- the trmFO gene encoding methylenetetrahydrofolate--tRNA-(uracil(54)-C(5))-methyltransferase (FADH(2)-oxidizing) TrmFO — translation MSKIDPIHVIGGGLAGSEAAWQIARAGVPVVLHEMRPVRGTDAHKTGGLAELVCSNSFRSDDDETTAIGLLHYELRKGGSIIMRSGDASQVPAGGALAVDRDGFSQTVEQALEAEPLITIERGEVAGLPPEDWGSVIIATGPLTSPALADAVLSLTGEDELAFFDAIAPIVNFDSIDMDKAWFQSRYDKPGPGGTGADYINCPLTEEEYNAFIDELLEGDKTDFKEWEENTPYFDGCLPIEVMAERGRETLRHGPLKPVGLTNPHKPDEKPYAVVQLRQDNALGTLYNMVGFQTKLRHGEQSRVFRTIPGLEKAVFARLGGLHRNTFLNSPKLLDGQLRLKAMPRLRFAGQVTGVEGYMESAAIGMLAGRFAAAEAKGETLPPLPETTALGALLGHITGGHLDAGKGSFQPMNVNFGLFPPVEMPKAPDGKRLRGKAKKPARKQAYTTRAKADIEGWFGTPPLAAE, via the coding sequence ATGAGCAAGATTGATCCCATCCACGTCATTGGCGGCGGCCTCGCCGGGTCTGAAGCCGCTTGGCAGATCGCCCGTGCCGGCGTGCCTGTCGTGCTGCACGAGATGCGCCCGGTCCGTGGCACCGACGCCCACAAGACCGGCGGCCTCGCCGAACTGGTCTGTTCCAATTCCTTCCGCTCTGATGATGACGAGACGACGGCCATCGGCCTGCTGCACTACGAATTGCGCAAGGGCGGATCGATCATCATGCGCAGCGGCGACGCGAGCCAGGTTCCGGCGGGTGGCGCCTTGGCCGTGGACCGGGACGGCTTCTCGCAGACCGTGGAACAGGCCCTTGAGGCCGAGCCGCTGATCACCATAGAGCGCGGCGAGGTCGCGGGCCTGCCCCCGGAGGACTGGGGCAGCGTCATCATCGCCACCGGCCCCCTCACCTCGCCCGCGCTGGCGGATGCAGTGCTGTCCCTCACTGGTGAGGATGAACTGGCCTTCTTCGACGCCATTGCGCCTATCGTCAATTTCGACTCGATTGACATGGACAAGGCCTGGTTCCAGTCTCGCTACGACAAGCCGGGACCGGGCGGCACCGGCGCGGATTACATAAATTGTCCGCTCACGGAAGAAGAATACAACGCCTTCATCGACGAGCTGCTCGAAGGCGACAAGACCGACTTCAAGGAGTGGGAAGAGAACACCCCCTATTTTGACGGCTGCCTGCCCATCGAGGTGATGGCGGAGCGCGGCCGCGAGACCCTGCGTCACGGCCCGCTCAAACCGGTCGGGCTCACCAACCCCCACAAGCCGGACGAAAAGCCCTACGCCGTCGTGCAGCTGCGCCAGGACAATGCGCTTGGCACGCTCTACAACATGGTCGGCTTCCAGACCAAGCTGCGCCATGGCGAGCAGTCGCGTGTCTTCCGCACCATCCCGGGCCTTGAAAAGGCGGTCTTCGCCCGTCTTGGCGGCCTGCACCGCAATACCTTCCTCAACAGCCCGAAGCTGCTCGATGGCCAGCTGCGTCTCAAGGCCATGCCGCGCCTGCGCTTCGCCGGTCAGGTCACCGGGGTGGAAGGCTACATGGAGAGCGCTGCCATCGGCATGCTGGCCGGGCGCTTCGCCGCCGCCGAAGCAAAGGGCGAAACCCTGCCGCCCCTGCCGGAGACAACCGCCCTTGGGGCGCTGCTGGGCCATATTACCGGCGGTCATCTGGATGCCGGCAAGGGCTCCTTCCAGCCGATGAACGTCAATTTCGGCCTGTTTCCGCCTGTTGAAATGCCGAAAGCGCCGGATGGCAAGCGCCTGCGCGGCAAGGCCAAGAAGCCCGCCCGCAAGCAGGCCTATACGACCCGGGCCAAGGCGGATATCGAAGGCTGGTTCGGCACCCCGCCGCTTGCCGCCGAATAG